Below is a window of Salvelinus fontinalis isolate EN_2023a chromosome 14, ASM2944872v1, whole genome shotgun sequence DNA.
AAACATATTTAACCAAACGCCCAATCGATCCAGAAATCAACATTTTATAATGAGCATCAGAAAAACACGTGCCAATCGGCATGTTCAGTGGCTCTTTAAACATCCAGACACCACGCCTAGCAactacctcctgtctcctaccaCCCTAGGCACCTGTATAGCTCTGAAAGGGATGACAGACAAGGATGGCAAAAATGCCATATCTATTCACATACAAGTGCATAGaggctagggggggggggggggggtgttgtctcTGGGCCACACTTTAGTGGTTTATAGCAAAGATGTTCCTGGAGTAGGCACTTCGTGGTGACATTCATTATGGTCACCAGTACATCGTAAGGAGGGAAAAGGTAGAGGTTAGTGTGTGCATACATTTGACCAGATTAGTGAATTACAGACGTGTAACACTCAAAGCCAATCCAGACATCAAGGCAAAAATGTATTACACCACTCTCCTTAAATAATTTTGCTATTTAGAAAACAAGGTTATAGATCAAAAGAAATGACATTACAATCAGCACTGTGGCATCAAGTAAAATCGAATCCCAGCAATTATGAGAAAAGGCACCATACTGTGAATAATGCATAGTGCAATATTAGTGTATTATTTCCAATTCTGTGCATCTATTCTGTGAATTATTGGTTATGAGAGATTCATATTAACATAATTTGTGTTCCCTGATTAGTTGGTAGAACTCATCTTTCACAAAGATGACCTGGCAGATTAATTAACAGACAGTCAGGTTAGTGATTGCTACCTGCTATTGCATTTCTGTATTTCTGGTTAATAGCTCATCTGGATTATGAGTTTGTTTCAGGTCACTGTCCTGGTGTAATGGAGGTGACCTCcttggctttagctcagtgggctaatgGGCATTAGTCAACCAAACCAGTGTTACAATACCTAGTACTCTGGGACCCTCAGTCCTTAAACATATTTGTTTTATACCACCACTAGTACAACTGGTTTAGGTGTACTTGTACTGGAATTGAATAAACAGATGGAATGGCTGAGAATTTAGCACAGTGGGCTAGCATGACTGGGCTAACACCCAGTCACAGCCTGGGTTTGATCCCTGATGGGTTACCACAACACTGGCAGGTATGGTTTGATCTTGTCCTGCCAGGTGGTGGGGTCCAGGGCGATGAGGAGGGATGGGTGGTTGTGTATGTTCCAGTAGTACCCCAGAGCCAGGGCAGCAGCCCCCacggttagggtcagggtcagggaacTATGCTTGGGCTCAGGGATGTCCGAGGGCCTGGTCTTCAGGGCTCCTGCCATCCGATCCCACGTAGTCAGGATGGCCTGGAGGGAGAGGTAGATGTTTCAGTTTCTCTAATGTCCCAAGTAATACTTAGGCCAGTATCGAAGACTATTCATTTAAATAGGGAGAATATAAACACATTAATAGTTAGTTCTGAATTTCATCTGATTGTATCGATACCagaaaacacaacattatcagcaGTATATTTTTGTATTAATGCACTGTAGGCCCATCCCTACCTGTCGGGCCCCGTCCCACTGTCCCGGCCCTCTCAGACGGTACTGGTACGGGGTGCATGGCCCCAGcagcacacacagccacacaccagGATCCCGCAGCAACAGCCCTAGGAGGCTGGGACGCACCCCCACCTGGTAAGCTATCTGGTCCATGTAGTCAATGTAGTCCACCTGGATGGTGTGTCTCTGGGAGGTCACATACCTGAGACAGGAGAGTTAGGCCCTGCCCAAATACAACCCATAGGCCCCCCTCGGTATTTTGCAGATCTGAAGGAGCAGGatatctaatcaaatcaaatttgtcacatgtgactatgcatagatagacAGCGAGTAGCAGAAGTGTaaaaacaatgtaaatagtcagggtggccatttgattaactttaacagtcttatggtttggggataTAAGCTGTTAAGGAgatttttggtcctagacttggtgctccggtactgcttgccgtgcagtagcagacagaacaagtgggtctagggtttccggcatgatggtgttgatgtgagccatgaccagcctttgaaagcacttcatggctaccaacgtgagcgctacggggcggtaatcatttaggcaggttaccttcgctttcttgggcatagggagtatggtggtctgtttgcaacatgtagatattacagactcgttcagggagaggttgaaaatgtaagtgaagacacttgccagttggtccgtgcatgcttggagtacacgtcctggtaatccgtctggcctcgCGGTGAAtgttgtcttgctcacatcggctacggagagcggctggggcggcaggtagcctagtggttcgagcgttggactagtaaccggatggttgcaagatcgaatccccgaactgacaaggtaaaaatctgtcgttctgctcctgaacaaggcagttaacccactgttcctaggtcgtcattgaaaataagattttttgttcttaactgacttgcctagttaaattaaggtaaaataaatttaaaaaaaagagcGTGagcacacagtcgtccggaacagctggtgctctcatgtatgcttcagtgttgcttgcctcaaagcgagcctAAAAGGCAttttgctcgtctggtaggctcgcgtcacagggcagctcgtggctgggtttccctttgttttTCCGTAAGAtatttcaagccctgccacatccgacgagcgtcagagccggtgtaataGGATTCAATCTCAGTCTTGTATTGACACTGCCTGTTTgatggagggcatagcgggatgaATCTCtgaatatattccagtctgtgctagcaaaacagtcctgtagcgtagcatccacgtcatctgaccacttccgtactcagctcatcactggtacttcccgctttagtttttgcttgtaagcaggaattaggaggatagaattatggtcagatttgccaaatggagggcgagggagagctttgtatgcatctctgtgtgtgcagtaaaggtggtctagagttttttccccctctagttgcacatgtgacatgccggtagaaattaggtaaaatggatttacgtttgtctgcattaaagtcccccgccactaggagcgccgcttgtggatgagcattttcttgttttcttatggccttatacagctcgctgAGTCCTGTCTTAGtcccagcatcggtctgtggtggtaaatagacagctatgaataatatagatgagaactcttggtagatagtgtggtccacagcttatcatgaggtattctacctcaggcgagcaatacaatcgagacttctttaatattaagACGTCGagcaccagcagttattgacaaatagacacacacccctgtCCCTCGTCTTAACAGACGTAacttctctgtcctgccgatgcacggagaagccagccagctctatattatccgtgttgtcgttcagccacgtctcagtgaaacataagatattacagtttttaatgtcccattggtagaatagtcttaatcgtagatcgtccagtttgtgagtgagtgctacggggcggtaatcaatGATTGCACATTGGTCAATAATACAGGGAGTAGTGGTGGTTTACCTTCTCGTCAGCAAATTCTTACTATGCACTCCGCcatcctcccccttttttctccgtcttttcttcacgctgaTGACGGGGATTTGTGCCTTGTCTtgacaaagcagtatatcctttgcgtcggactcgttaaagaaaataTCTTCATCCagtttgtcacgatcgtcgtaatgaggaagagtggaccaaggcgcagcgtgagagaaataaatcttctttaatgaagacaaacaaaacacttacaaacgaaAAAAACAACAagcgatcgtgaagctaaacaaactacgtgcacacatgcaacatagacatagacaattacccacgaaagcctactgtctatggctgcctaaaatatggctcccaatcagagacaatgaatgacagctgtctctgattgagaaccattcaggcaaccatagacttgcctagacaactatactaagcccaaccccatacactcaacaaaaccgcctatacaatacaaacaccctaaactagacaaaacacacaaacatcccccatgtcacaccctgacctaactaaactaatatagagaatcaatataacagaggccagggtgtgacacagttggaggtgagtaatcgctgttctgatgtccagaagctcttttcggtcataagagacggtagcagcaacattatgtacaaaatacatttaaacaatgcgaaaaaacaaacaaaatagcacagttggggcctcccgagtggcgcagtggtctaaggaactgcatcgcagtgctagctgtgccactagagattctgggttcgagtccaggctctgttgcagccggcggcgcacaattggcccagcgtcgtccgggttagggagggtttggccggcagggatatccttgtctcatcgcacactagtgactcctgtggcgggccaggcgcagtgcacgctgacagtCGCCAGGTGTGCGGTGTTTttcccgacacattggtgcggctggcttccgggttggatgggcattgtgccaagaagcagtgcggcttggttgggttgtgtttcggaggacgcatggctctcgaccttcacctctcccgagtcattacgggagttgcagcgatgagacaagactaactactaccaattggataccacgaaattggggagaaaaaaggggtgaaAAATAAAAATTTATTAAATTAAGAAAACAGCACAGTTGGTTAAGAGCcagtaaaatggcagccatcccctccagcGCAATTATTAAAAAGGTGCAAGCAATATGGTGGAAACTTCCCTAAATCCAATTAAAAAGGTAGGTGGAGCCATCATTATATTGCTTAAACTTATCCTGTCCACTAAAATCTACTAAATCAATCTCAGTACCTCTTGGCAATTGTCTCCTCCTTCTGTTTAATGTCCTTCAACATGCAGTCCATTGAGGGAAGCTTAttcagtcctgtgggggaaacagaTAATCCAACTGATATACAGCATGGCTCTGGACAAAATAAATGCACCAAAGGGACTGTTATGTCATTTTGATAGTTTTTTAAAAAGAACTGTAAGTGCCTTCTGAACAGAGAGGTATGCTTGTGGGagcaagacaaagagagagaaagcgagagcggGAAGTTAAACAAGTGGGCCAATGTCTGGTAAAATAACAGTGATGTACCTTTGAAGACCCTGGTGGCCCATCGGGCCTGCATTTCAGAGATGGGCATGATGGCTCCAAGTGGCTGCACCAGCCCTATAACGGCCAGTGTGGGACGCTCTAACCCCGGAGGGAACATGTACTTATACAGACTGGCCTTGTTACCGGAAACCGGCAGCATATTGGACGGTAGGAAGGGGAAGGAGAAGTTGTAGCCAGTGGCAAACACCTGGAAATGAGGTAATGGACAGGTGAAAGGTGGCAACTGTGCATGAGTGTGGGTGTGCGTATATATGACTGTCTTGTTACGCACCACCAAGTCTATGTTGTCCTCCACGGTTCCGTCGTCAAACTCAATGCTGGACCCCTGAAGCCTGCGGATGTTGGGTTTGACCTGCACTGTGCCAGACAGGATCCGGTTGGGCAGCTCATCATTCACTGTAGGGTGCTGGCTTAACAGCCTGTGACATACACAacaggtttaaaatatacttagttctctttctttttttctttctttgtatgTGTGCTCTTACCTGTGTTTGGGCTGTAGAGAGTAGAGGCTGTGGTTGAATCTCTGGTTGATTTTGTTCTCTCTCAGTCTGCAGACCAGGCCAAAGGGCAGTACAGACTTGGCTATATTTAGCACCCTTCTAAATAGAACCAACGCAATGTtagtgtacactgagtatacaaaacgtgaagaacacctgctctttcgatgacgtagactgaccaggtgaatataggcaaacgctatgatcccttattgatatcatgttaaatccacttcaatcagtgtaggtgaaagggatgagacaggttaaagaaggatttttaagccttgagacaattgagctatggattgtgtgtgtgtgccattcagagggtgaatgggcaagacaaaaatgtaagtgcctttgaacggggtatggtggtaggtgccaggtgcaccggtttgtgtcaagaactgctaaactactgggtttttcacactcaacagtttcccgtgtgtatcaagaatggtcccccacacaaaggacatccagccaacttgacacaactgtgggaagtgttggagtcaacatgggccagcatccctctggaacgctttcgacaccttgtagagtccatgccctgacgaattgaggctgttccgagggcaaggggggtgcaactaaaatattaggaaggtgttcctaatgtttggaatACTCAGTGTATGTTACTGATGGAACGCAACCTCCTTCAAGTGGAATCCATTGATCAGGCATGTTTCTGAAACGGGTGACATCTATGACCAAGCACTTTCTTTCACCTGTCCAATAATTTCTTATCATTTTGCAGACATTTTGcatttgtaatgtttttaaagtgTAAGGCGCAAAAAGGTGATTTCCAGACAATCTACCTGTTCAATTCAAAGTCAATGGGCACCCCTTGTTGACCCACACGGTTGAGGATCCATGCCCCACGCCTGGTACTGAGGAatacctggagagagagatgggagagtggGGGGAagagcatggaagaggaggaggcaaagacaggcagagaggtcagAGGATGATTTGACATAATAAAATGGTACTGGATAGACAGACTTGCCTTGTTTTACTGTTTCAGTCTTCTGCCCAAGTTTGCAATCTTATCTCAGTACCTCTGAGCATATGACAATATTGTCCCCACCTCACTACACACAGCAAATTGGGTTACATTTTGTGAGTGTGTTCAAATGGTTTTGATCATTTCTAGGAAGCCGTTTGATATGAATATGAACTGATTGTTACAAAATGCCCTGTTTGACTGGGGCCTACTTGGTGGCGTGTAAAACGTTTTGCTTGGTCGTTGTACCTGTTAGGATTCTAACTCCCTGCTCTTCTACTGTACCTGTTTGGTGACCCTGCTGAGTTCCACAGCGATGTCTCCTCCAGAGTTGCCGATGCCGATCACCACCACCCTCTTCCCCCGCCACTCCTCTGCCGTCTTATAATCCCGACTGTGGAAGTACTGGCCCTTGAATGTGTCAATACCTGGAAGACAGGCCTgtgtcactgactgactgaccaccCCGTACAGTACTACTAGGGGTAGTAAGTGCACAGTAAGCGAGATAAGACTGTGGCTGAAATGAGACAGAGAGCAAATGAATCAAGACATTTCACATATGGGTTCTGTCCGATTTGTAAAGAGTGATCATGTACTTGATATTTACTGTGTTTCTAACCAACAGATAAATACCTTTTAAATCTGAATCGGACTTCAACCTACCTATCATCCGCCATGCATTGGTCTCTATCACGACTAAGTTGCGACAGTGCCCTTCAGCCACTATTATGAGACTGCTTGATCAACAAACCTTAAAATAGAGTTGAGATAAGACCAGACTCGGGGTTGGAGCTGACAaaaactatatatacaaaagtatgtggacaccccttcaaatgagtggatttggctatttcagccacacccgttgctgacaggtgtataaaatcaagcacacagccatgcaatctccatagacaaacattgacagtagaatagccttaccgaagagctcagtgactttcaatgtggcaacgTCGTatgataccacctttccaacaagtcagttcgtcaaatttctgccctggttgagctgccccggtcaactgtaagtgctgttattgtgaagtgtaaacgtctaggagcaacaacggctcatctGAAGTGGTAGGCcttacaagctcacagaatggaacagccaagtgctgaagcgcgtagcacgtaaaaatcatctgaTCTTAGTTGCAAAACTCACTAGCGAGTtcgaaactgcctctggaagcagtgtcagcataagaactgttcgtcgggagcttcatgaaaagagtttccatggccaagcagccgcacacaaacgtaagatcaccatacgcaatgtcaagcgtcggctggagtggtgtaaagctcgccgccatcggactctggagcagtggaaacgcgttctctggagtgatgaatcacacttcaccatctggcagtccaacggacggatatgggtttggcagatgccaagaGAACGCTGCCTGCctcaatgtatagtgccaactgtaaagtttggtggaggaggaataatggtctggggctgtttttcatggttcgggttaggtcccttagttctagtgaagggaaatcttaatgctacagtatacaatgacgttctagacgattctgtgcttccaactttgtggcaacagtttggggaaggccctttcctgtttcagtatgacaatgcccctgtgcaaaaAGCGaagtccataaagaaatggtttgtcaagatcggtgtggaagaacttgactggcttgcacagagccctgaactcaaccccatcgaacacctttgagatgaattggaacgcagactctgagccaggcctaatcgcccaacatcagtgcccgacctcactaatactcttgtggctgaatggaagcatatccctgcagcaatgttccaacatctagtggaaaacctccccagaagagtggaggctggaatagcagcaaaggggggggccaactccatattaatgcccatgattctggaatgagatgttcgacgatacttttggtcatgtattgtATCTACAGGACACAGTTCAAGGTTCACTCTGTATTGTGCCAATGTCTAAAATAAAACCCTATTCCTTAGGGGTGCTGCGTCTAAAATAAAACCCTATTCCTTAGAGGTGCCACGTCTAAAATGATATACCTTAGGGTGGGTGTCATTTGAGATTGGCCTAGTATCTGAGGTCACTGTGTTGTAGGCTACCTGGGAAATCGTGTAGAGGCAGGTTGGGGTGACAGTGGTGTCCTATACAGATCATCACAGCATCAAATAtatgtttctccttctctcccttcttgtTCTCCGTCTCCACATCCCACTGGCCCGAACGAGAGAAGTCTGGTCTTGGCTTCACCTGGAGGACTCTGatctaactcacacacacacacacaagtacacgcacgcacgcaattGTATCAGTGTTGTGTAACATATGCAATGTTCTAAACGCCTCATCTCCCTGAGTACAACCTTGAAACTGTATAAATGATTGCTGTGACCAGGAACTGAGCTCCTACCTGGAAGCGTATGTGCTTGGTGAGTTGGAAGTGTTCGGCGTACATGCGGAAGTAGTCCATGATGAGGGAGTTGTGCATGTAGTTGGGGAAGTGGGCTGGGATGGGAAAGTCAGAGAAACACATCATCTCCTTGGAGGTGTTGATGATGACAGAGTGGTAGATACTGGCCCTGTCAGCCTCTGGGTTCTCCTAAGGATGGAGAGAAGAATAGGTGTAAAAGGTCAGAAAATTATTTCCCCACACTTTTTATGAGTGATTCAGACAAGGAGATGAAGCCACTTTAGCctatggagatggagagaagatgaGGCCACTGTATCTAGAGCAGTGTTAATTTTGGCAGCTATTTTAGATTTTGTTTTAGTGTTAGCCTTTATGACTAAAATACCTTTTAATAGTAGCAGGGAAGACTTATTTTGCTACTGAGTCCAGCAACCAAAAACACGAGTCATTGCTAAAATATAACTTAAGCCAAAAGCACATCAATTTCAGGGACAAGTGCATCGGGGCACGGGAGGGAGCAACATCACTAACTGAATTAGAGATTGAAT
It encodes the following:
- the LOC129869684 gene encoding flavin-containing monooxygenase 5-like isoform X1; the encoded protein is MSRRVCVIGGGSSGLTSIKSCLDEGLEPTCFESSDDIGGLWRFKENPEADRASIYHSVIINTSKEMMCFSDFPIPAHFPNYMHNSLIMDYFRMYAEHFQLTKHIRFQIRVLQVKPRPDFSRSGQWDVETENKKGEKEKHIFDAVMICIGHHCHPNLPLHDFPGIDTFKGQYFHSRDYKTAEEWRGKRVVVIGIGNSGGDIAVELSRVTKQVFLSTRRGAWILNRVGQQGVPIDFELNRRVLNIAKSVLPFGLVCRLRENKINQRFNHSLYSLQPKHRLLSQHPTVNDELPNRILSGTVQVKPNIRRLQGSSIEFDDGTVEDNIDLVVFATGYNFSFPFLPSNMLPVSGNKASLYKYMFPPGLERPTLAVIGLVQPLGAIMPISEMQARWATRVFKGLNKLPSMDCMLKDIKQKEETIAKRYVTSQRHTIQVDYIDYMDQIAYQVGVRPSLLGLLLRDPGVWLCVLLGPCTPYQYRLRGPGQWDGARQAILTTWDRMAGALKTRPSDIPEPKHSSLTLTLTVGAAALALGYYWNIHNHPSLLIALDPTTWQDKIKPYLPVLW
- the LOC129869684 gene encoding flavin-containing monooxygenase 5-like isoform X2; amino-acid sequence: MSRRVCVIGGGSSGLTSIKSCLDEGLEPTCFESSDDIGGLWRFKENPEADRASIYHSVIINTSKEMMCFSDFPIPAHFPNYMHNSLIMDYFRMYAEHFQLTKHIRFQIRVLQVKPRPDFSRSGQWDVETENKKGEKEKHIFDAVMICIGHHCHPNLPLHDFPGIDTFKGQYFHSRDYKTAEEWRGKRVVVIGIGNSGGDIAVELSRVTKQVFLSTRRGAWILNRVGQQGVPIDFELNRVLNIAKSVLPFGLVCRLRENKINQRFNHSLYSLQPKHRLLSQHPTVNDELPNRILSGTVQVKPNIRRLQGSSIEFDDGTVEDNIDLVVFATGYNFSFPFLPSNMLPVSGNKASLYKYMFPPGLERPTLAVIGLVQPLGAIMPISEMQARWATRVFKGLNKLPSMDCMLKDIKQKEETIAKRYVTSQRHTIQVDYIDYMDQIAYQVGVRPSLLGLLLRDPGVWLCVLLGPCTPYQYRLRGPGQWDGARQAILTTWDRMAGALKTRPSDIPEPKHSSLTLTLTVGAAALALGYYWNIHNHPSLLIALDPTTWQDKIKPYLPVLW